Within the Polaribacter pectinis genome, the region AAGTTTTTTAAGAAGTTTAAAGTGCAGTTTCCTACTTTTTTTGATCTTTCTCAAAAAATAGAATTCACCACTTTTGTAGATGATGAAATTAAAAAAATAATTGACATTTCTGGTGAAGTAAAAAACAATGCTTCTGCAAGTTTAAAACAAATTAGAAGAGATATTAATAACATTCGTGGTAAAATTGGTGCAAGTTTTTCTAGCGCATTAAGTAAATCTATTGCTGCAGGTTATTTAGATGATATTAAAGAAACCGTTGTAGACAACCAGCGTGTTTTAGCTGTGTCTGCAATGCACAGAAGAAAAGTTGCTGGTAGTTTATTAGGTTCATCTAAATCTGGTAATATCGTTTATATTGCACCACAAGCAACACTTTCTTACAGTAGAGAATTTCAAAATTTAGTCTATGAAGAAAAACAAGAAGTTGTAAAAATATTAAGAGCTTTAGCAGAAACTATACGTCCTTTTACACCACTTTTAGAAGAATATGTTTCTTTTTTAACACATATAGATTCAGTTGGTGCCAAAGCAAAATATGCAAGAGAAATGAATGCTATTTTGCCTAAAATATCTAGAGAAAAAAAGATTTACTTTAAGAATGCATATCATCCTATTTTATGGAGAAAAAATAATGCGCAAAATATAAAAACGGTTTCTCAAACATTAGAACTCAATGAAAAACAACAAATTATAGTTATTTCTGGGCCTAATGCTGGTGGAAAAAGTATTACTTTAAAAACCATTGGCTTGTTACAAGTAATGCTACAAAGTGGTATTTTAATTCCTGTAGACGAACGTAGTCAGACTTATATTTTCGATACTGTTTTAACCGATATTGGAGATAATCAATCTATTGAAAATCAATTAAGTACTTATAGCTATCGTTTAAAAAACATGCGTTATTTTTTACGAAAGTGTAATGAAAACACTTTGTTTTTAATTGATGAATTTGGTACAGGTTCTGACCCTGAATTAGGTGGTGCATTGGCAGAAATTTTTCTGGAAGAATTTTACACTAAAAAAGCATTCGGAATTATTACAACCCACTACTCCAACTTAAAAGTTTTGGCAAATGAGTTAGATAACGTAACCAATGCAAATATGCAGTTTGACGAACGTTCTCTAGAACCATTATACAAACTATTTATAGGACAAGCAGGTAGTTCTTTTACGTTTGAAGTTGCGCAAAAAAACGGAATTCCTTATAGCATTATTAACAAAGCAAAAAAACGTGTAGAAACTGAAAAAGTACGTTTAGATAAAACCATTTCTAAACTTCAGAAAGAACGCAATAGATTAGAGAAAAACTCTAATAATCTAGAAAAACAAAAAGTAAAAGGCCAAGAACATTTAGAAAATCTTCAAGAAAAAGAAGAAAAAGTACAAGCTAAATTGGCAGGTTTTCAAGAATTGTATGACCAAAATCAGAAAATGCTTTCTTTAGGAAGAAAAACTAATGAACTGATTAACAAATACTTTCAAACCAACAACAAGAAAGAGTTAAATGCAAGCTTTAATAAATGGGTTGCAGATGAAAAGGTAAAGTACGCAAAGAAAAACCCAATAAAACCAAAAACAAAAACCCAAAAACAAAAAGCAAAAGTTGTTGAAAAACAACTGCAAGAAGTTATAAAAAAGGTTGAAAAAGAGGTTTTAGAAAAAGTAGTTGAAGTTAGAAAAGAGAAAAAAATTGAAGCTGCTAAAATTGCCAAAGCAAAGTCTGAATATGTTTACAAATTAAATGATAGAGTAAGAATAATAGATTCAAATTCTGTAGGTACCATAGATAAAATAGACAGAAAAAATGTTACCATAAATTACGGAGTTTTTACTACTAAAACTTCTGTAGATAAAATAGAATTGGTAGAAAAGGCAAAAAATTAGGTGTTTTCACTCTTTTATTTCTCCTTAAAAAACCCCAACTTCGCTAACTACTGATATAAGTCATTAAAACGAAATCATATCAGCGTTAACGTTGCCAGTAATTTGAGAAATGACAATACTTAAAGCAATCTTACTAACTTTACTATTGATTTTTGTGTTTAGCTTGACTCAAGTTGGATTTGGATTTATATTCTATAAAACTGAATTAATACCTGAATATTTACATAAACACATTGGAATAACTACTGTCATATCTTTTCTTGTAGCTTATGTAGTTATGTTTATTTTTTTTTGGAAACCTAAAACAAAAATTAAAAATACGCTGAATTTCAAAAACTACGAGCTAAAATTTTTGCCTTATTTAATTTTAATTGTTCTTGGGCTTCAGTTATTAGATAGACCATTTTGGGATTTAGAAAGAATATGGAATTATTTAAACTACTCTGAATTTGAAACTGATTTTAGCACTTTTAATGGATTTAATCCAGCCTTTTTATATGGAGCAATTTCAACTCTAATAATCTCGCCTATTTGCGAAGAATTATTCTTTAGAAAATTCTTATTGAAAAAATTACTTGAAAGAAACAGTCAAAAGATTGGAATCATAATTTCAAGTTTATGTTTTGCAATCATTCACATTGAGACACCTTTTAATTTAATTCCTTCTTTTATTTTTGGAATAATAAGCAGTTTGATTTTTATAAAAACAAAAAAAATAGGTTACTCAATTTTATTGCATTTTTTAGTCAATTTATTGGTTCAGACTTTATACGTATTTGACTTTACTTTTGACAGGTGGTTGTTAGACTTGAATTTTAATTTTATATATTGGATTATGTTTTTAATAGGAATTGGAATAACATATTTCGGAATAAAAAAACTACTGGCAACACCGTATAAAAAAAATTGCTAAATTAGTGCTTAATCAAAGGCAGTTGCATTTTTGCCAACTTCTGAATTTCCTTCGGAAATTCCTCGCTGACAAAACCGCAACTTTTCTTATACAACAACGTTAACGAATCTTCCAAACTCTTAACTTTCACTTAATAAATAATCAGGTATTTTAACGCTTATATAACACAATAAATTCTACTATTTTGCACTCATCTTATTAGTGTAAAATTTATGACAATTCCTGAAATAAAAAATGAGTTAGAAAAATTTACCGTTTTTAAATGTGGGCTTAAACATGAGTTGGTAAAACTAGATTCTAAAACAAAACATCCTGTAAAGAAAATAGTTTCTAACAAAGAAATTTATGAAAGAGTAGCTTTATGTAATAGTTCTAAAAGAGCCTATAGACTTGGTTGTGCGCACTCAAATTCTAATTTAAAATTCAATCAATTAGTTTCTTCTATACAAATAGATAATTTAGAAATAAAAAGAATTCTAAACGAAATAAACCAAGTAATTTCTAAAATTTACCTTTTAGATCATGAAAAAGGAAATCTAGAAAAAGAGTTTGCCATTTGTTTAGAAAACCCATCAAATTCTATAGTAGAAATTGAGAGCAGCATAAACAGTTGTAAAACTACTCATAACAATTATATGAATGATTTACATCTTTTAAAGACAGCTTTGTTGAGCTTCATTTAAAAACTATTCAAATCCTTTCATTTCTTCATCATAAAAAAGACCAGCTTTGTCCATTAAATCGGCTAATTCTGTTGCTACATCTTCTTCATTTTCTCCTGTTAGGTCTTCAAACCATTCAACTTCATCATCTTTTAAATTAATTAAAAAACGAGGATATTCTGTATGCAATACAAAAACATCATCTGGAAAATTGCTATTATCTGCTAGTAAAAATTTAGGTAATTCCATATATATTATTTTTTAGCAAGGCTATTAAACACCTTGTATTTTTTGTGAATCTTGTTTTTCTTTTATCAATCTTAAAGTTAACGAATTAAAACGTATAAACAACAGAACTGATGCTGTTGATAATCCTGCTAATAAACCTAACCAAATTCCGAAACTTCCATACATTTCTTCTTTTCCTAAAAAGTAAGAAACAGGAAAACCAACCACCCAATAAGAAACAAAAGTTAGAATTGTTGGTATTTTAACATCTTGTAAACCACGTAAAGCTCCTAAAACCACAACTTGTATGCTATCTGAAATCTGAAAGAAAGCAGCCGCTAATAATAAGTTAGATGCTATTGAAAGTACTTCCATATTATCTACATAGTTTTCAGTATCACTTAAATCTACATAAATATTAGGCAAACTTTTATGAAAAATAAAGAACAATAAAGCAAAGAAAATTGCTAATAAAATGCCCAGTAAAAAAATAGAAAATGCAATTCTACGCAATTCTTTATAGTTCTGTAATCCTTTTTGGTTACCTACTCTAATCATAGAAGCAACACTTAAACCCATGGCAACCATAAATGTCATTGAAGACAAGTTTAGTGCAATCTGGTTTGCAGCTTGAGGATTTTTACCCAACAAACCACTTAACCAAATTGCTGCCGTAAATATGGCTACTTCAAAAAACATTTGCATAGCACTTAAAGAACCTAAATTAATAATTCTTTTAATCATTAAAACGTCTAATACAAAGAACTTAATATCTTTTACTATTTGTGCAGAACGTTTTTTGTAACGCAATAAAACCCATAAGTAAATTACCATTATTATTCGTGAAGCCAACGTACCATAAGCCGCACCAACAATTCCCATTTCTGGAAATCCGAATTTTCCAAAAATTAATAAATAGTTTAAAACTACGTTTACAATGTTTGCTAATAAGGTTGCATACATTGGGTATTTAGTCATAGACATTCCATCACTAAATTGTTTTATGGCTTGA harbors:
- a CDS encoding endonuclease MutS2, coding for MRTNISEKTLQDLEFSTVLQHVAEHCISGLGKEKVLETLPITNKKELFEELHLVNEYVSSFESENRVPNHGFDNVTEKIKRLAIENSFIETDAFLKIATTSLTVNELIKFFKKFKVQFPTFFDLSQKIEFTTFVDDEIKKIIDISGEVKNNASASLKQIRRDINNIRGKIGASFSSALSKSIAAGYLDDIKETVVDNQRVLAVSAMHRRKVAGSLLGSSKSGNIVYIAPQATLSYSREFQNLVYEEKQEVVKILRALAETIRPFTPLLEEYVSFLTHIDSVGAKAKYAREMNAILPKISREKKIYFKNAYHPILWRKNNAQNIKTVSQTLELNEKQQIIVISGPNAGGKSITLKTIGLLQVMLQSGILIPVDERSQTYIFDTVLTDIGDNQSIENQLSTYSYRLKNMRYFLRKCNENTLFLIDEFGTGSDPELGGALAEIFLEEFYTKKAFGIITTHYSNLKVLANELDNVTNANMQFDERSLEPLYKLFIGQAGSSFTFEVAQKNGIPYSIINKAKKRVETEKVRLDKTISKLQKERNRLEKNSNNLEKQKVKGQEHLENLQEKEEKVQAKLAGFQELYDQNQKMLSLGRKTNELINKYFQTNNKKELNASFNKWVADEKVKYAKKNPIKPKTKTQKQKAKVVEKQLQEVIKKVEKEVLEKVVEVRKEKKIEAAKIAKAKSEYVYKLNDRVRIIDSNSVGTIDKIDRKNVTINYGVFTTKTSVDKIELVEKAKN
- a CDS encoding CPBP family intramembrane glutamic endopeptidase, which encodes MTILKAILLTLLLIFVFSLTQVGFGFIFYKTELIPEYLHKHIGITTVISFLVAYVVMFIFFWKPKTKIKNTLNFKNYELKFLPYLILIVLGLQLLDRPFWDLERIWNYLNYSEFETDFSTFNGFNPAFLYGAISTLIISPICEELFFRKFLLKKLLERNSQKIGIIISSLCFAIIHIETPFNLIPSFIFGIISSLIFIKTKKIGYSILLHFLVNLLVQTLYVFDFTFDRWLLDLNFNFIYWIMFLIGIGITYFGIKKLLATPYKKNC
- a CDS encoding MATE family efflux transporter, which encodes MNISQYTSEFKYNWKLAAPVMLGMLGHTFVSFIDNIMVGQIGTAELAAVSLGNSFMFIAMSIGIGFSTAITPLIAEADSANNLQQARSTYKHGLFLCTVLGILMFLVVFFSKPLMHLMQQPEEVVALAIPYLDLVAFSLIPLIIFQAIKQFSDGMSMTKYPMYATLLANIVNVVLNYLLIFGKFGFPEMGIVGAAYGTLASRIIMVIYLWVLLRYKKRSAQIVKDIKFFVLDVLMIKRIINLGSLSAMQMFFEVAIFTAAIWLSGLLGKNPQAANQIALNLSSMTFMVAMGLSVASMIRVGNQKGLQNYKELRRIAFSIFLLGILLAIFFALLFFIFHKSLPNIYVDLSDTENYVDNMEVLSIASNLLLAAAFFQISDSIQVVVLGALRGLQDVKIPTILTFVSYWVVGFPVSYFLGKEEMYGSFGIWLGLLAGLSTASVLLFIRFNSLTLRLIKEKQDSQKIQGV